DNA sequence from the Methanolobus psychrophilus R15 genome:
CCTCGTTTTTTCCGTCTGGAAGAAAAAGAACTCGCAAAGGCCCAACGCAAGTTATCCAAAGCTGCAAAGGGTTCTCCTGAACGTAAAAAAGCAATAAAAGTAGTACAAAGAGTACATGAAAGAATAGCAAACAAGCGTTATGATTTCATTCATCAATTAAGCAGACAACTAGTAGATGATTATTCCTTCATTGCTTTTGAAGATCTGAACATCAAAAACATGCTTAAAAATCATTGTCTCGCAAAAAGCATATCAGATGCCGCATGGAACATGCTGATCTCTACAACAAAGTACAAGGCTGAAAGTGCTGGTTCTTTAGTTGTATCAGTTAATCCTGCGAACACTTCTAAGATGTGCTCAAGATGTGGTCTGTTGGTGGATAAGACATTAGCAGATAGAACACACAAATGTAATAGCTGTGGTCTTATCTTAGGCCGGGACCACAATGCGGCTATCAACATTCTCAGATTGGGATTGCAATCTGTCGGCATAGAAACCGTAGAAGTCCGCGCACTTTAGTCGTGGGAGCAGTCACGAAACCTTTATATCTGATTTAACACTAGAGGGAATGAATTATTCGGGATATTTATAATCAATCATCACGAGGATTAGCATGGCCAAAGATAAAATCTTGTCTGAAATAAAAGACGCAGAAGGCAATGCACGAAAAATAGTTGAAAACGGTATAAAGAGCAAACATGACCGTATCAACAACGCACGTGCAGAAGCCCGGGAGATCATAAAGCAGGCTGAAGCCGATGCTCATAGGTCTGCACAGAATGCGATCAAATCTTCTGAAGAGGCAGTTGCTTTGGAAAGGGAGGAGATCATCAGGGCAGGTAAAAATGACGCAGAGGCAATAGCAATAAAATCATCTTCCAAAGTGGATAAAGCAGTTGACATGTTACTGACTGAGTTTGAGAGGGCAGTACATGCTTAAGCCAAAACAGATGAGTCGAGCCGTTATAGTTGGCCATAAGAACATCCTTGAAGAAACGGTCGATGCACTGCATAAAGCTAATCTTTTCCATATCGAAGATTTTAATGAAGACGGTTCTGATCTTAAGATAGGCAAGCCATTCGAAAGCGGAAGTGAAGTATCAAAGAAACTTGTCAAGATACGGTCCATTGCCAGCCTTCTTGGTGTAAAGGACGTTGCAGTTGAGAAACAGAGTCCTTCTGAAGTTTGTTCTCAGCTTGACAGTTCTCTTGACAAGCTTGATAATGAACTGGAAGTACTTGCTGAGAAAAAGCACGTTTTGGAAAACGAACTTAAGGAAATCGGTTCTTCCAAGAAAGATCTTCTTCCATTCATTAACATTGATCTTGATCTTGATCTTTATCGCGGGTATGCGAACCTGGCTGTTTTTGCAGGGCATGTTAAAGAGAATGTTGAACCTTCCATATCAAAGATCACTTCTTCTTATGAGCTTTATCATGATCAGCACTCAGGTGTTGTAGTACTTTTTGTTGCAAAGGACAAAGCGTCAGATGTTGCTGAAGTGCTTGCAGGTGCTTCGTTCAAGGAATTAAGGGTGCCTGTTCTCAGTGGTGTTCCTTCCAGGCTTCTGGCAGATATCGAACAGAAAGAAGTTGATGTCACCCGGAAGATAGAGGCAATAAACACTGAGATAGAAGCCCTGAAACTCAAGTACGCTGACTTCATACTTGCAAGTAATGAGTTATTGTCCATAGAGGTCCAGAAATCGGAGGCACCTCTGAGGATAGCGACAACTGAAAGTTCATTCCTTATAGATGGATGGCTTCCTACTGAGCAGTATGCCGAACTGGAGCGGACTGTCAATGCAGCTACAAACGGGCGTGCCTTTGTTTCCGACCAGGAGATAACAAAGCCTGATATAAAGAAAGTTCCGATCGAGTACAATAACCCCAAGGTCGTATCCCCTCTCCAGGAGATCATGGACCTTTACGGGCGTCCGACTTACA
Encoded proteins:
- a CDS encoding transposase, which produces MSGEILSKYTLNKLLPEWKKENPEYKEVFSQTLQEVQERVDIAFKHFFRRVRNGEKPGYPRFKGKGWYDSFTYPQMGFKLEGNLLYLSKIGKVRVKVHREVEGDIKRIIVRRSACKKWYVSITTEAEDIPILNKYIEHVVGIDVGLSNFATLSDGTTIPNPRFFRLEEKELAKAQRKLSKAAKGSPERKKAIKVVQRVHERIANKRYDFIHQLSRQLVDDYSFIAFEDLNIKNMLKNHCLAKSISDAAWNMLISTTKYKAESAGSLVVSVNPANTSKMCSRCGLLVDKTLADRTHKCNSCGLILGRDHNAAINILRLGLQSVGIETVEVRAL
- a CDS encoding H(+)-transporting ATP synthase, subunit H; the encoded protein is MAKDKILSEIKDAEGNARKIVENGIKSKHDRINNARAEAREIIKQAEADAHRSAQNAIKSSEEAVALEREEIIRAGKNDAEAIAIKSSSKVDKAVDMLLTEFERAVHA
- a CDS encoding V-type ATP synthase subunit I, encoding MLKPKQMSRAVIVGHKNILEETVDALHKANLFHIEDFNEDGSDLKIGKPFESGSEVSKKLVKIRSIASLLGVKDVAVEKQSPSEVCSQLDSSLDKLDNELEVLAEKKHVLENELKEIGSSKKDLLPFINIDLDLDLYRGYANLAVFAGHVKENVEPSISKITSSYELYHDQHSGVVVLFVAKDKASDVAEVLAGASFKELRVPVLSGVPSRLLADIEQKEVDVTRKIEAINTEIEALKLKYADFILASNELLSIEVQKSEAPLRIATTESSFLIDGWLPTEQYAELERTVNAATNGRAFVSDQEITKPDIKKVPIEYNNPKVVSPLQEIMDLYGRPTYKELDPSALIFITFPLLYGMILGDIGYALILLVLALAIKKIVSSDAIKPLMNILIYCQVSTLFFGILYGEFLGFPLAGYHGNPGLIPGFETIDLLATPFPGEVIGFPLHRTHLVMTFIVATVIVGLLHLNLGYAVGFINEKRKHGISAAIFEKGSWFVVQFGILLTVLGYLGMLPPVAGIVVFLIGVVMLVKGEGVKGPIELPSLLSNSLSYTRIIAVGLSSISIASTVNLIAFGMIWPPGSPIGGMTIFAIVVFLFGHALNTALSIIAPGLHALRLQYVEFFGKFYEGGGRKYDPFGYIRKYTEEK